One stretch of Anguilla anguilla isolate fAngAng1 chromosome 5, fAngAng1.pri, whole genome shotgun sequence DNA includes these proteins:
- the LOC118228145 gene encoding AP-3 complex subunit sigma-2: MIKAILIFNNHGKPRLIRFYQYFAEDMQQQIIRETFHLVSKRDDNVCNFLEGGSLIGGSDYKLIYRHYATLYFVFCVDSSESELGILDLIQVFVETLDKCFENVCELDLIFHMDKVHYILQEVVMGGMVLETNMNEIVAQVELQNRMEKSEGGLSAAPARAVSAVKNMNLPEIPRNINIGDINIKVPNLSPF, from the exons ATGATCAAggcaattttaatatttaataatcacGGAAAACCGCGCCTCATAAGATTTTATCAGTATTTC GCTGAAGACATGCAACAACAGATAATCAGGGAAACGTTCCACCTTGTGTCGAAGAGGGATGACAATGTCTGTAATTTCTTGGAAGGAGGAAG TTTGATTGGTGGATCCGACTACAAGCTGATCTACCGACACTATGCTACACTTtactttgtgttctgtgtggaTTCTTCAGAAAGTGAGCTTGGAATTCTGGACCTGATACAG GTCTTTGTGGAAACGCTCGATAAATGCTTTGAAAACGTCTGTGAATTGGACCTTATATTCCACATGGACAAG GTGCACTACATTCTTCAGGAGGTGGTGATGGGGGGAATGGTGTTGGAGACTAACATGAATGAGATTGTGGCTCAGGTGGAGCTACAGAACCGCATGGAGAAATCAGAG GGGGGCCTGTCCGCGGCTCCGGCCCGCGCCGTGTCAGCCGTCAAGAACATGAACCTTCCGGAAATCCCCCGGAACATCAACATCGGGGACATCAACATCAAGGTGCCCAACCTCTCCCCGTTCTGa